One genomic segment of Pedobacter endophyticus includes these proteins:
- the gcvH gene encoding glycine cleavage system protein GcvH, whose protein sequence is MNFPSELKYTKDHEWVKVEGNEAFIGITDFAQRELGDIVYVDINSVGSEVTKEEVFGTVEAVKTVSDLYMPVTGTVLEINAELNDNPELVNSDPYGQGWMVKVTLSDLAEVEGLLSADAYKELVGA, encoded by the coding sequence ATGAATTTTCCATCAGAATTAAAATACACTAAAGACCACGAATGGGTTAAAGTTGAAGGTAATGAAGCTTTTATCGGTATTACGGATTTTGCACAACGCGAATTGGGCGATATCGTTTATGTAGACATTAACTCAGTAGGTTCGGAAGTGACCAAAGAAGAAGTTTTCGGAACGGTTGAAGCCGTAAAAACAGTATCTGATTTATACATGCCGGTAACTGGTACCGTATTAGAAATCAACGCTGAACTAAACGATAATCCTGAGTTGGTAAATTCTGATCCTTATGGACAAGGATGGATGGTAAAAGTTACCTTGAGCGATTTAGCTGAAGTAGAAGGTTTGCTTTCTGCAGATGCTTATAAAGAATTGGTTGGCGCTTAA
- a CDS encoding VanZ family protein, which yields MYKALKHQKWAILWTIIVLVLCNIKMPQSTSEGGFFFEGFDKMAHLGFFFVLSTLLFYGKIKYQHNFAFRTLTIFKILLINAIIGGIIELLQWKVFVYRSAEWWDFTCDMTGALMAVFSYVLLHKLNFDESKN from the coding sequence TTGTACAAAGCACTAAAACATCAAAAGTGGGCTATTCTTTGGACCATCATCGTTTTGGTGCTTTGCAATATAAAAATGCCCCAATCCACTTCCGAAGGTGGTTTTTTCTTCGAGGGATTTGATAAAATGGCTCATTTGGGCTTTTTCTTTGTTTTATCGACCCTGCTCTTTTATGGCAAAATAAAGTATCAGCATAATTTCGCTTTCAGAACATTAACCATTTTTAAAATTTTACTCATCAACGCAATAATCGGTGGGATAATAGAGTTGTTACAATGGAAGGTTTTCGTTTATAGGTCTGCCGAATGGTGGGACTTTACCTGCGATATGACTGGCGCATTAATGGCTGTTTTTAGTTACGTTTTGCTCCATAAATTGAATTTCGATGAAAGTAAAAATTAG
- a CDS encoding outer membrane beta-barrel family protein, with translation MKKNVQKAILVVLIFCGYIAHAQNSGSISGKVINAKDKQPVDFATVAIRNLKDSTVVASGQTNPDGSFSFKAIAPGRYRVYAAFLGLKTATKDVEVAKAAVNAGEIALADDGVDLSTVDVTASIPIVVKKDTIEFDAKSIKVRENAVVEDLLQKLPGVEVAKDGSVKAQGETITKVKVDGKEFFGNDPLLATKNLPADMVDKIQVIDELSEQAQFTGIDDGTRNKILNITTKSGMKHGYFGNSTVGYGSNDRYDANLNVNKFDEDQQLSFVGQFNNINKQNFGQGGGVGNGFGGGSFGGRRGGGGGGGGSSSPGITTTNAAGLNFADTYKDGTQFQASYFFNDATAKLLQNSNTQNLFGGITTNINENLNSTTERTNHRFNFMVDTKIDPSLSIKIQPNVSYTETDANSTTTYNRDYVTSLTNGLQRYNNNSATPSFSNNLLVRKSFKRRGRTLSLNVNTSINDNDATALNYRLDQITRNGATTDSLTNQNNLTNSNSINNTARLVYTEPLNKTLSVEFNYQNGYSNSDSERQTFDFNPATLQFDLVNSQYTNTYNNRTLTNAAGFSFTTTEKKYNWNIGIAAQQTNRVNTNLTTGLVRTQNFINITPSAQFRYNFSNRKRLFINYRGSTSQPTIDQIQPIPDNTNTQTIFVGNPTLKPSFNNSLRVNYNNFDIESGRFFFARLNLTQTFNSIGRANVPLENGIQQVSYVNVDGVYAGSGGATLSLPLMAERKLTLNISADASYNRDVNLITSSATAGLVKNITNSYTISNGYKLVTNVDKFDLTGGITGSYNHSVYSAQPSANTTYYTINPNFDVSYVLPGNFRIATTVEYYRNFGGGDLYNREYTLINPYLSRQFFKNRATFKFLVNDALNQNTGISRTTTGTSISDVNYNVLKRYYMLAFTYSLTRIGGRTMGGDVQMPSTGGGGRRNRM, from the coding sequence ATGAAAAAGAACGTTCAAAAGGCAATTTTAGTTGTCCTTATATTTTGCGGGTACATTGCCCATGCACAAAATTCTGGATCGATAAGCGGAAAGGTAATTAACGCAAAAGATAAGCAGCCTGTAGATTTCGCTACCGTTGCCATACGCAATTTAAAAGATTCTACCGTTGTGGCCTCGGGCCAAACTAACCCCGATGGGTCTTTTAGCTTCAAGGCCATCGCCCCCGGCCGATACCGTGTGTATGCGGCATTTTTGGGGCTTAAAACGGCAACTAAAGATGTTGAGGTGGCAAAGGCAGCCGTAAACGCCGGCGAAATTGCGCTGGCCGATGATGGTGTAGATTTAAGCACGGTAGATGTAACTGCCAGCATCCCCATCGTAGTTAAAAAAGACACGATTGAGTTTGATGCTAAATCAATAAAAGTGCGTGAAAATGCAGTTGTTGAAGATTTATTGCAAAAGCTACCGGGCGTAGAAGTTGCAAAAGACGGAAGCGTAAAGGCCCAGGGAGAAACCATTACTAAGGTTAAGGTAGATGGAAAAGAGTTTTTCGGGAACGACCCCTTATTGGCCACCAAAAACCTGCCCGCCGATATGGTAGATAAGATTCAGGTGATTGATGAACTTTCGGAACAGGCACAGTTTACCGGAATCGACGATGGAACCCGCAACAAGATATTGAACATTACCACCAAATCGGGAATGAAGCACGGTTACTTCGGCAACAGTACCGTAGGCTATGGCTCCAACGATCGTTATGATGCCAACTTAAACGTTAACAAGTTCGACGAAGACCAGCAATTGAGCTTTGTAGGACAATTTAACAACATCAACAAACAAAACTTTGGTCAGGGCGGCGGCGTAGGAAACGGCTTTGGCGGTGGCAGCTTCGGTGGCCGTCGCGGAGGCGGAGGTGGCGGCGGTGGTTCAAGTTCGCCTGGCATTACCACCACCAATGCAGCGGGTTTAAACTTTGCAGATACTTATAAAGACGGAACGCAGTTTCAGGCAAGTTATTTCTTTAACGATGCTACTGCGAAATTGCTTCAAAACTCAAACACACAAAATTTGTTCGGTGGCATTACAACAAATATAAACGAGAACTTAAACAGCACAACCGAGCGAACAAACCACCGTTTTAACTTTATGGTTGATACCAAGATCGACCCTTCGCTATCCATCAAGATACAGCCAAACGTTTCTTACACCGAAACCGATGCCAATAGCACAACCACTTACAACCGCGATTATGTTACCTCGTTAACAAACGGATTGCAGCGTTATAACAACAACTCAGCAACGCCATCGTTTAGCAACAACTTATTGGTTCGTAAAAGCTTCAAGCGCCGCGGCCGTACGCTCTCGTTAAACGTAAACACATCTATAAACGATAACGACGCAACTGCCTTAAACTACAGGTTAGATCAAATTACGCGGAATGGCGCAACCACCGACAGTTTAACCAATCAAAACAACCTTACCAACAGCAATTCGATAAATAATACTGCCCGCCTGGTTTATACCGAGCCGTTAAATAAAACACTCAGCGTTGAGTTTAACTACCAGAACGGTTATTCGAACAGCGATTCTGAACGTCAGACTTTCGATTTCAACCCGGCAACACTACAGTTCGATTTGGTTAATTCGCAATACACGAATACCTACAATAACCGCACCTTGACGAATGCAGCAGGGTTTAGTTTTACTACAACCGAAAAGAAATACAACTGGAACATTGGTATTGCAGCGCAACAAACCAACCGTGTAAACACCAATTTAACTACAGGTTTGGTACGCACGCAAAACTTTATCAACATAACGCCGTCGGCCCAGTTCAGATATAACTTTAGCAACCGCAAGCGTTTATTTATCAATTATCGCGGATCAACATCGCAGCCAACAATCGATCAGATTCAGCCGATTCCGGATAATACCAACACGCAGACAATCTTTGTGGGTAACCCAACTTTAAAGCCATCGTTTAATAACTCATTAAGAGTGAACTACAATAATTTCGACATCGAAAGCGGTCGCTTCTTTTTTGCAAGGTTAAACCTTACCCAAACTTTCAACAGCATTGGCCGGGCCAATGTGCCGCTCGAAAATGGTATACAACAGGTGAGTTACGTAAACGTAGATGGCGTTTACGCTGGTAGCGGAGGGGCAACTTTATCTTTGCCACTCATGGCCGAGCGCAAATTGACCCTTAACATATCGGCCGATGCATCGTACAACAGAGATGTAAACTTGATTACATCCAGTGCAACTGCAGGGCTGGTTAAAAACATTACCAATTCATACACTATCTCTAACGGTTATAAATTGGTTACCAATGTTGATAAATTTGATTTAACAGGCGGCATCACCGGAAGCTACAATCACTCCGTTTACTCGGCACAACCATCGGCAAATACAACCTATTATACCATTAACCCCAACTTCGATGTAAGTTATGTGTTGCCCGGTAATTTCAGAATTGCAACAACGGTTGAGTACTACCGCAACTTTGGCGGAGGTGATTTGTATAACAGGGAATACACTTTGATCAATCCTTACTTAAGCCGCCAGTTTTTTAAAAACAGAGCAACGTTTAAGTTCTTGGTTAACGATGCATTGAACCAGAATACAGGCATAAGCAGAACAACTACAGGCACCTCAATATCGGATGTAAACTATAATGTGCTTAAACGGTATTACATGTTAGCGTTTACCTACTCGCTTACCCGCATAGGCGGAAGGACGATGGGTGGCGACGTGCAAATGCCTAGCACGGGCGGCGGCGGAAGACGCAACAGAATGTAA
- a CDS encoding outer membrane beta-barrel family protein, with translation MKRIFTLLLLLSSTFVYAQKTGSVSGRIIQSKDKKPLDFASVAIKNLSDSTTVGAMSTTEDGKFAYKGLKPGAYRLYAAFLGLKNSTKDFAITADKSDINIGDIILEGGAIDLETVEIKAEVPPIVVKKDTLEFNASSFKVIENAVVEDLLKKLPGVEVDKAGTVKAQGETITKVRVDGKEFFGNDPLLATRNLPADMIDKIQIIDELSDQAQFTGIDDGSRTKIINITTRKDKKNGYFGNSTAGYGSNNRYDVNANVNRFNQDKRLSVVAQFNNVNKQNFGGGLGGGNGGNNGGRGGITDTKAGGFNFSDEYADETEINLSYFVNKSDNLILRNSVTQNLLGDVTTVFNNNQVNTSDRLNHRLSFMVDTKLDSLTSLRIQPNISYTDNKSLNNSNYSRDYKRYMINGTQALSNRSTAPSISNNILLRKKFMRRGRTLSLNLNTNLNNNDAANYNNNSEGRTDSGGVVTPKLTNQFNDQESESLSQSTRLVYTEPLSKTLSLEFNYQNAYNHNTSDRFTYNYNPATLQYDLLDATYSNAYENTILTNSAGFSFNKNAQKYNWNLGMAVQNTDRTNNNISRGYVLKQNVFNYTPSAMFRYNFSKSKRLVFNYRGSTTQPSIQQLQPIPNNTNTQSIPVGNPDLKPEFNNTLRVAFNTFTVGKNRSLFVNLNLTQTSNRIANSSSLIQTGPDQGKLAILPVNVNGVYSGSLSSSLSLPIMDENKLNFHINVSGNYDRDVNFTNSLKNITNSWSIRNGYRLVSNLEKLDLTAGVSGSINRATYSVQPNSNTRYYTFSPNISVSYLFPGDIRLNVDADYNQNTGRGEAFDTHFTLVNAFLSKQFFKNKGTFKASVNDLLNENQGISRTANNNTIQDVGYNVLKRYFMFSFTYSLNRMGGKNRIRGNEDGGRGRRNGGSFGGGRQRN, from the coding sequence ATGAAGAGAATTTTTACGCTGCTGCTTTTGTTATCGTCAACTTTCGTTTATGCACAAAAAACCGGTTCGGTTAGTGGGCGGATCATCCAGTCGAAAGATAAAAAGCCGTTGGATTTTGCTTCTGTTGCCATCAAAAATTTGAGCGATTCTACCACCGTGGGCGCAATGAGCACCACCGAAGATGGCAAATTTGCGTATAAAGGATTAAAGCCCGGGGCTTATCGGCTATATGCCGCTTTTTTAGGGCTTAAAAACAGTACAAAAGATTTTGCCATTACAGCGGATAAAAGCGACATTAACATTGGCGATATCATTTTAGAGGGCGGCGCAATTGATCTCGAAACCGTCGAAATTAAAGCAGAAGTGCCGCCAATTGTTGTTAAAAAAGATACACTCGAATTTAATGCCAGCTCTTTTAAGGTAATAGAAAACGCCGTAGTTGAAGATTTACTTAAAAAGCTGCCCGGTGTTGAGGTTGATAAGGCGGGCACGGTAAAGGCACAGGGCGAAACCATAACGAAAGTTAGAGTTGATGGAAAAGAATTTTTTGGTAACGACCCGTTGCTGGCCACCAGGAATTTGCCCGCGGATATGATCGATAAAATTCAGATTATCGATGAACTATCGGATCAGGCACAATTTACGGGCATCGACGATGGCTCCAGAACGAAGATTATTAACATTACCACCCGAAAAGATAAAAAGAACGGCTACTTCGGTAATTCAACCGCTGGCTATGGCTCAAACAACAGGTACGATGTAAACGCCAATGTGAATCGTTTTAACCAGGATAAACGACTGAGCGTTGTTGCCCAGTTTAACAATGTAAACAAGCAGAACTTTGGCGGAGGTTTAGGCGGTGGAAACGGAGGCAACAACGGTGGCCGCGGCGGAATTACCGACACCAAAGCGGGGGGCTTTAACTTTTCTGATGAATATGCGGATGAAACCGAAATCAACCTCAGTTATTTTGTTAACAAATCAGACAACCTGATCTTAAGGAATAGCGTTACACAAAACCTGCTGGGCGATGTAACAACCGTTTTTAACAATAACCAGGTCAATACATCCGATAGGTTAAACCACAGGCTCAGCTTTATGGTCGATACCAAGCTCGATTCCCTAACCTCGTTGCGCATACAACCCAACATCAGCTACACCGATAACAAAAGCTTAAACAACAGCAACTACAGCCGCGATTATAAACGGTACATGATTAATGGAACGCAGGCGCTAAGCAATCGCAGCACGGCACCGTCCATTAGTAACAACATCTTACTGCGCAAAAAATTTATGCGCCGGGGCCGAACCTTGTCTTTAAACCTCAATACAAACCTTAATAATAACGATGCAGCTAATTATAACAATAACTCAGAGGGCCGTACAGACAGCGGGGGCGTGGTAACCCCAAAGCTAACTAACCAGTTTAACGATCAGGAAAGCGAATCGCTAAGCCAAAGCACCCGGCTGGTGTATACAGAGCCGTTAAGTAAAACCTTGAGCCTCGAGTTTAACTATCAAAACGCCTACAACCACAATACCTCCGATCGGTTTACCTACAATTACAACCCCGCCACGTTACAATACGATTTGCTCGATGCCACTTATAGCAACGCGTACGAAAATACCATCTTAACCAACTCTGCAGGTTTCAGTTTCAATAAAAATGCGCAAAAATACAACTGGAATTTGGGCATGGCCGTTCAAAATACCGATAGAACTAACAACAACATCAGCCGGGGATATGTGTTAAAGCAAAACGTTTTCAATTATACGCCATCGGCCATGTTCAGGTATAATTTTAGCAAAAGTAAGCGCCTGGTTTTTAATTACCGTGGAAGCACCACCCAGCCAAGTATACAACAGTTACAGCCTATCCCCAATAATACAAATACCCAAAGCATCCCGGTTGGTAATCCCGATCTGAAGCCCGAATTTAACAATACCTTACGGGTAGCCTTTAACACCTTTACCGTTGGCAAAAACCGATCGCTTTTTGTAAACCTCAATTTAACGCAAACCTCTAACCGAATTGCCAACAGCAGCAGCTTGATCCAAACCGGGCCAGACCAAGGCAAGCTGGCCATTTTGCCTGTTAATGTTAATGGCGTTTACTCCGGCAGCCTTTCATCATCGCTCAGCTTACCAATAATGGATGAAAACAAGCTTAACTTTCATATCAATGTAAGCGGCAACTACGATCGCGATGTAAACTTCACCAATTCACTAAAAAATATTACCAACAGCTGGTCTATACGCAATGGGTACCGGTTAGTTTCAAATCTCGAAAAACTCGATCTTACCGCTGGCGTTAGCGGCTCAATTAACCGTGCAACCTATTCAGTGCAGCCCAACTCTAATACCCGATATTATACGTTTAGCCCGAATATAAGTGTGAGCTATCTGTTTCCGGGCGATATCCGCCTAAATGTAGATGCCGATTATAACCAAAACACCGGCAGGGGCGAGGCTTTTGATACGCACTTTACCTTGGTAAATGCATTTTTAAGCAAGCAGTTTTTTAAAAACAAGGGAACTTTTAAGGCTTCGGTAAACGATTTGCTGAATGAGAACCAGGGCATAAGCCGCACGGCGAACAACAATACCATACAAGATGTAGGCTACAACGTACTTAAACGCTATTTTATGTTCTCCTTTACCTACTCGTTGAACCGAATGGGTGGAAAAAACAGAATAAGGGGTAACGAGGATGGCGGGCGGGGAAGAAGAAACGGCGGCAGTTTTGGTGGCGGAAGGCAGCGCAATTAA
- a CDS encoding S24 family peptidase has protein sequence MSKYEFYKKTGLSNGFLDKGSNIGSDKCQKISEVFPGLNIAWLITGKGQPRTLYPVDETLHIANEPERPRYRSLKEKLAEDKRIPLYNFNVSEGLTQLFHEPKVVSYIEIPNLPKCDGAITVAGDSMYPIVKAGDIVVYKRVNDLETGIIFGEMYVVSVSIDDQLHTLVRFIKKSDIKNHIQLVGYNNLDAAMDVPLNVVEAVVMVKANISYTTMS, from the coding sequence ATGAGTAAATACGAGTTCTACAAGAAAACCGGCCTTTCTAACGGCTTCTTAGATAAGGGCAGCAACATTGGGAGCGATAAGTGCCAGAAGATCAGTGAAGTTTTTCCGGGCTTGAACATTGCTTGGCTTATTACAGGAAAGGGCCAGCCAAGGACGCTTTATCCGGTTGATGAAACGCTGCACATAGCTAATGAGCCGGAGCGACCGCGTTATAGAAGTTTAAAAGAGAAGCTGGCAGAAGATAAACGAATACCGTTGTATAATTTTAACGTTTCGGAGGGCCTTACCCAGCTATTCCACGAGCCGAAGGTTGTAAGTTACATCGAAATTCCAAACTTACCAAAGTGTGATGGTGCAATTACCGTGGCTGGCGATAGTATGTATCCGATTGTTAAGGCTGGAGATATTGTTGTTTACAAGCGTGTAAATGATCTGGAGACTGGGATTATTTTCGGCGAAATGTATGTTGTAAGTGTTTCAATCGATGATCAGTTGCATACGCTGGTTAGGTTTATCAAAAAATCGGATATTAAAAACCATATCCAACTGGTAGGTTATAACAACCTGGATGCTGCAATGGATGTACCTTTAAATGTTGTTGAAGCGGTTGTAATGGTCAAGGCAAACATTAGCTATACTACCATGTCATAA
- a CDS encoding FeoA family protein, producing MKLSNLKIGEKGTIMAFTDLDLSVKLMEMGCLPGEVVEVERFAPLGDPMAIRVAGYQLCLRKSEADVIIIQ from the coding sequence ATGAAGCTTTCGAACCTTAAAATTGGCGAAAAAGGAACCATTATGGCATTTACCGATCTTGATTTATCAGTAAAACTGATGGAAATGGGATGTTTGCCCGGCGAGGTAGTAGAGGTTGAGCGGTTTGCCCCGCTGGGCGATCCGATGGCTATTCGTGTTGCTGGTTATCAGCTTTGCTTGCGTAAAAGCGAGGCCGATGTCATAATTATTCAGTAA